The genomic stretch CTTGTCGCATGGCAACATAATATAGTGTAATTATTAATTTATATTGAATTTTTTTGATGCCAGTTGGTTCTTATGTCTCAATGCAATTATGACATCCTCGTCCAGGGCTAAATATTACTAGCATGaataggcgcggcggcacgccgcgctgaCTGTGTAATATGCTGGTAGTAATAATTTTAAGACCACACTTTAATTGATATGAAATGTTTTCTTGTTTAAATATAGTGCATTTTAAGTTGGTTGGTAATAAAATCTGATAACCATACACTGAAATCATGTGCATAAAAATTTAACCTTGAGGAATAAGTAAATGGTATACACAAGGGCATACAGAAAGATGGTGTACAGTAGACTTGCTAGTTTTGATAATACACTGTACACAATGTTCTAACTCCATGCACAAACTCTATTTTAGCCACTCCCGTCTTCTCTATTGGATGATAGGTCTACAATCACAAACTCTATTTTAGCCACTCTCGTCTTCTCTGTCCAATGATATGTCTACAATCTCAGCGTCGCATGTGTAAATCCAATAGGCTTTATTTGCGCTCCATTGCCGAGGAAGATGTGATGTCGGTGGTCCTGGCGGGCTTGTCATTCTGGGTGAGAACCTTGTCAAGGAGTGATTTGTTGATGGCACAAACTTGGCGATGATGCTCTTCTCGAGCTTGATCCAGGCGAGAACTTGGTCGAGGAGTTATATGTTGGTGGCATGCAATGCACACTGTCGGACAAAAAGGCACATCCTCTAAATATTTATATTTAGCAGGCACAAAGAGTTTCAAGACAACTTGCAAACTATGGGTCTGTTTGAATTTGAGCCAAAGTTGGTCCCCCTACCAATTTTTTTTGGCATGTCCATGAAATGTAGTTGCCGTTTGATTGAAAGCCAAAGTTTTGGCTGCCCCCAGCTACCCCTAAGTTGAAGTGTATTTTTTTTGGCTAATTCGTGGGTAAGTCCAGGGCGGCCAATTCCGTCATCAAATAATTGGTAGTACCAATAGTTGGCAGGGTGGCCAACTCTGAATACGTACGGAACTAAACCTTAGGTCCCATGTTGATATGAACTCAGTAAAATGCAATGTCCAGTCACAAAAAAGCTATGACTATTGAACCATCCTCCCTTAGTTTTTAAGTTGGAGAAGTGCCAGAGATCATGCGAAACATGACTATTTGAGGAAATGAACTTAAACCATCTTCTCTGTCCCTACACAAATGTATTAGTCAGAAAATAATAAGTAGAAATACTAACTAAGCCGATGGTATGCACTATGACTTTTCAGTCACATATAAAATTTTAAGTGACAGAAGTCAGAAGTGGTCACAACATGACATATTTGAGTGAGATGTAACATTTTTTTAGACATCAACACAAATAAGAATTGGTTCTTCCGTGGAAGAGTCTCTTTTTCGTCTGATCATGTAAAGAAATTTAAGATCACACGTGTTAACAACTGAGTAATAGAATTATACTAACTGCCCATTCACAGAGGAGCAGCTTacaaatattcatcggatcccacaaaAGCTCCAAGATAAAGAGGCAGCACAGAGATATATGAAATGTTGAAATACTGTTTATGTGGTAAAAGAAGATAACAGATTGCCTAAGCACTTACACCATACATGAGCCTTCATAAGAGTTATAGCTTCAGATTCTCTATTGACATGTACCGGAATCCCTGGATCATAGAACTGAAGGGAGCCTTTCTCGAAAGGTCAGCTTCAATTTCTACATATAGCCAAGAGTAGGGGCCTCAACTTCAGAGTGGCGTCATGATGGTTGCTAATAATCTATACAAAAAATTACACAAAAATAGAGTACAAATTCGTGATGATTGCTAATAATCGCATGGCTGAGagaaaacataatcaaagctaaCACCATTGGCTGATTGCTAACAATCTCAACGGAATACCGAGCTTTCCTACATAATTTCATATTGTATAACCATAGCCCCTGTAAAATGCAAAACCTTTACCATTCTTGTACCACATGGTTTCTTTATATAGAATATTTGTACTGAAAGAGTAAACAAAGTATTGTAGGTACAACAGCTAATTCACTCATTGCTTAGCGAAAGCAACGAAAGTTGGCTGCAATGATATATGGGAAAAATGTGATTATTATATAAAAGATGCATATTAAATCAAGCTTACTAAGTGACAACACATGATGCAATCCATCAGTGTATATATAAATATAAAACTCAAAAAACCAAGTAGATTAGTACACACACGTGTTCAGGAAAAATAATTTGACATCCGCGATTATTTCATCAAATAGTACAAAGTCCTTAAGCAAGATACACACAGACCCCTTACCCCAGGTTTTCTAGGTCAGCTATGCAAATCTCATTGTTTAATTTTCTTTGTGTTTTGAAGTAACACAAACACGGAGGTCTCATGTTCTGAGAGCAAAATGACAACCCCCTTAGATTGCAGAGAAACACGAGTTCTGCTTTGACCCGAACAAATAATCACACCTATCAATTAAACTTCTTGTACACCGATCTGCTCAGAATCCAGGAGCTCGTTCAATCATAGGTACTACATTGTGTTCAGTTGTGTTCCCTTGAGGATTCCCTGTGTTAAAAGAAAAACTGAAATTTTCGTTTGGCTGCTGGAAGAAGAAAGGGTCAACTGGTTTCAGCCGTATGGATGAAAATACTGGAGGAATTAGTGTATAGGTACTGCTATAGAAAGATTAAGGTATGTGGATGGTTATTGTCTTCATTTAAAAGAGCAAACATGTGGCCTTTGGTAAAGGAACAATTGCTCGCTGCGACCCTGGCTGGTAGCATAGCTGGCGAGGGGAGTAGTTGAGCAATTGGACGTCCTGGAATCTGTAGTTCATCCTTGCTTGCTGCGACCCGCTAGCGATCGTCCTATCTTCATTAAATATGTATGTTTAATTGTGCTCTGTCGTGTTCTTATTTCCAGGTAAATACTTAACCAACGCCCCGATCTCAccctaagactactcatagtgggagtaacttcactagtaactaagtgtccaactcagcaaatttgcttatgtggcagtgagttaatgaggagagaggaggatagagtaacatagctagttactgtaacatcacacttctcaagatacaatgagtctataagctaattaatgaagacatatatgatactactttgatgttactaaccactatgaaggtagtaacatagagtaataatatgtgcatgttactactctatgttacttcccactatgactagtctaactgGTTTGCTAACCTGAGGTCCATCAGACTGATTGGGTAACATTGCAGCAGAAGTTGTAACTTCAGACATCATATAGTTATTGCAGAATAGATAATAAGTTACTATGTAAGTGTTCAGATGAAGGTAATATGGAACAAATGGGAGTGGCAAACGTAAGGCACCACTACTTGATGAAGAGCTTTTATGAGTGAGAAAGGATCTTGCAATTGAAGGGTTCACTTGCCCAAATGCAGCCTGGACATGGGCTTCTGCCATTGTAACGAATCAGTATGTTATTAATAACTTAATAAACTAAAAACAACACTTGTCATTTCTCCGATGGTAATGTATTACatgtttaaaaagttcataaaccATCTTTTTTTTGGCAAGTCACGTGCTGCctttaaatttaaaaattattattttatattataaCAATTATATAAGAAATCATGATGTGTGTTGTTAGTTTGGGAAAAAAACATCCATTCTACTTATATCTAGGCTAGTGCCAATTTCATGAGATAACTCTAGAATCCAGATTCTTCTGGACCTAACACATCTACTTAGACAAAAGCAAATCAATGGAATTTGCATATTAATTTGACTTAAGATACCATACTCCTTGCACTTCTTCAGTTTAAATACATATGTGGTATTAATAGGTCAAAGATATAGAGATCCTGGTGTGGTATTTGTCACAATTGGTTCAGCAGCTATTAGTGATATAAAGAAGGTAGCAAAAGGAAGTTTGTGTAACAACAGCTAAACTTAACTGTTAAGCTGTTTCCCAATGGAGATAAGCCAGTGAATGCAAGATTGCACATTCAACAGCTAACCATTTTTATCAGCCCTGGATCATCattcaagagcacctatgctctgCAAATGAAACTACGGAATAAAACACTACCAACCTAAATCAACTACATAGAATCGGACATACAAGTACCTGAGGCATTCCAATTCCAAGTAATTGAACATTTAGGTGAACATGTGGTCAGACCTTAGCACATATAGGTAACTACCTCGTTGTCTACGTCTGTCATATTGAATTATCTGGCTATCTGAATTAATCAGATTCATTGAGTGCTCCCTGACTCCAAATTGGAAAAAACTAATCGCAAGCCAAGCAACAAAGTGGAAAAGAAGAAGACATACCTGGAAGAGGATGAGTAGTATGATCGTCGCCCTCTTTGCCATCTGGCTATCCTCAAGAAACCAAGCTGTCGACTGTGGAATCCAAGAAAAACACATACACCAATTAAAAGGAGAGCGTGGCTGGACACCCACCTTCACCACCGACATGCTCGAATCCGAGTTGCAAGTCCTCGTCTTCATACATGTACATGGTATCCCTGGAAAAGGGCCTGCAAGCAATCGAGAGAACCACTCTCAACAGGCCAAAAAATCAAGAAAGAGTggacttcaagaagaagaagaatacgcCTGGGAGCCTACACTGTCGTTGCTGGGGAGAAGTCCTAGTCGTCGTCTCTGGCCCCTTCCACGGTGGACGTGGCAAGACGGTCCTGGAGCATCGTTAGAGGCCTTCCCTTCCCTGACATTCTCGCTCACCTCATCCAGATCGAATCTCCAGGGAAGAACATGCACAAATACTGACATGCTCCAATGAGGGAGAGGAAATTGTGCTCCAATCAGGGAGAGCACTCGCAACGCTTCCTACCGCCGCCGCCTCAGCTGTGGGAGTGGGAGGCGTTGAGTGCTCCggctccctcctctcctcccatGTTCCTCCAATGACTCCTCCGTATCCATCTTCGGCTCTCGTCGCCAAGGCAAGGCGGTTCTCGCCGGCAGGCACGGGAGCTCGCCCCCTCCATCTACCGCGAAGCACCGCAGCAGGGAGCGGCCACCGGGTACGGCAGCGGCCGGAGCTCCGGTAAGTGGAGCTTTTCCCTTGACGCCTTCGTCCTTCCTGCTTCATAATCTTATCTGCATCGCCGGGAGGAGGGCGTGATGGAATCGGCTTGGAGGAGCGGCTCTGCAGACTGCCCAGCGTGGCCTCGGGCAGCACGCCCGCGGCAGGGAGGACGCCCTGGCTAGCTGCTTCGAGATTGAGAGGCCTCCTCGGCCGGTGGAGATCACCATAGCCCTGCCCAACAGCAGCCCCTCCACAACCATGAAGCCGACCACAGCCAGGGGCCTGCCCATTAGCAGCCCCTCCACCACCACGAGGCCGACAACGGCGACGCGTAGCCATTCACCACATCCTATTTCGCTGCTGGGATTGGGGTGGGGGAGAGCGATCTCGACGAGGGTAGAGGAATGAGTGGGGGAGAGAAAATATCGGCTCAAGCGGTGTTGGAAATCCGGTCTCACGAACCGACCGACAACACAAAAACCAAAGAGCTGACAAGATCAGTAGGCCAGCTACGGCCACACCATGGAACACCCTAGCATTGGTGGTACGTATAAATAAACTTTCCACAAAATGCTGCACACCCCCAAAGTGAACACAAGAGAACCATATGAAAATCAAGGCAGTCAAAAAGAATACGTGTCACTAGCATAGTAATTCGAAGGAAGACCCAAAATTCTGTGAAAAATCGAGTTGGTTCacgtttaatatagtagttataccATACATGGTGACAACAAGATAGTGAAGTGATACTAGGATAATATACAGTATGTCAGATTTTCAACCACAGAAACAGAACCAAGTAGTCATAAAGGAAGAAGCTATAGACTTGATCAAGTAATGCATTGATACAAAATTACGACTATTACATCTGATTACAAGGACGTCGTGGATTTTCTAAGCGAGCTAAGTGCTATCAGAAATTCAATTAGGTACAGCAGGTGATAGCACCAATTTTTTTCAGGGCCAATAATGCGATGATTCTTCTTCCAGATCAGGTACCCCTCACCAGACGAGGTGCTTCTATGTTCAACCACAGTAGGATATATAGCGTCTGACTAGGGCATGCTAGATCTTCTGCCTCAATGCTTGACGGAGCTGGAGCTTGCGACTGTCGACTCTCGAGTCCATAAGGCTGGACTTCAGGTTGTGCTTCTGCGCGCCTTGGGGCCACTCTATGCGCCCTTTCATTGCCCGAACCACGTGAGGGTTTACCGACTCCGGGCTCCACTCGCCTACGCTTGGTGAGACCGTGCACACTTCGCTGCCTTTCAGAGTGGGGGAGAGAGCAGAGTTCGATATTCTGCCGCTCGACAGCCTACCGTTCGTCAGCTCTGATCCTATTTTCTTGCGACCATTGTCGTTTGATGACCTCCAGAGCCTGGCGAAAGAAGACCCTTTCTTCCGGAACTTCTCTGCTGTTGTCGAACAGACTTCGCTGATCTCACTATTTGACCTGCAGTCATCGCAGTCCGTTGTTCCACTCACCGATGCACCATTTTGTCCACCGAAGCCGTTTACTGATGGTTCACTTCCACCGGGTGAGTTGCTAGAGCCGTGCTCATCGACGTGGCTAACAGTCTCCCATCCGctatcatcttcctcttcatttCTGGCACAGGGTTGGCGGGGATACTTCTTTGATGGTTTCTCCAGGAAGATGTCAGTTTCAGGACTCACCGTATGGATCTGTGTTGCGTGACTGATGGGGGTATCTCCATTACACTGCCCAATCTCCTTCTCACTAGTATCTTCCCTCTGCCTGAGTTCCTCAAATACAGCAAAAATGTCCTCTGAAGCAGGTGGTGGTTTGTAAGAGAACTCCTTCATATCATGAAGCTTCATAGAGCAAATTGCTTCCTTGAGCATTTCTGCATCTCTTACTGATTCTTTATCTATGCTATTTCCTCGGTGGGTTCTGAGGAAAGCTTCAATCTCAGACTGAAGGTCGCTCAGCTGTGAATACTTGCTGTCTAGCGTCAGCTTTGCATCAACAAGCTTCATCTGAACCCTCTCTTCACGCCAAACCTCAGCCATCTGCAACATCTTcctttcttcctccacctcatctcTCATCTTCATAGATTCACTCTTCAGAGCCTCAACCTCAGCTTTGTCTTCCGCGATCTCCTTTGCTAATTCATCGCACACCTCCTCCATAAGCTCCCTGGCCTTTCTCTCCTTTTCATAATCTTGCAAGTACCGCTTTGCTACCGACTTCAACTCGGATAGCTCACTGACCAACTTGGAATTCATAAGTTCTGCCCTTTGTCGGTTCTTCCTCTCCCTGTTCAGACCCTCTTTAACACCATCAAAGATGTCTCGAACCTTATCATGCTCCCTGCTCCTCCATGAAGCCTTTTCCTCAGAAAGGCCCCTTAACATGTGATCAAGCTTCTTCTTTGCAGACCGACTCTCAGCTTCAAGCTCATGAATCCGGCTGCGGGCCTGCATAAGCTCTGTTTTTAGTGCAGAGACCTCTTCATCAGCAGTCACTGGATATTGGTCAAAGGAGTCGTAGTCGGCATCCCTCAATGTGTTCAGGTACCGACGGTCCCACTTGGTTGCCACCTCCATTTCGATTCGGGGTGACGGAGAGTAACCTCCCACCTGATTTAAGATCAAAAGCATTTCATCAATATCCGAAATGAAGGTGGGGAACCGTACTCTAAGTAATAATTCATGAACAAGGGATATACCTCATGAATGCTGCCATTGACAATAGGCTTTCTTCCTGACCTGCCTTCCAGGACAGTTTTATAGTAATTGCACCGGTCCGGCGTATGCAGAGGCTTCGGGTTAGGCTGCAAATTCGTTGTGTTAGCTCACTAGAAACACATTAAACTACATATTACTAGCCTGTTACAAAGTTTACATGCCAAATGGCATAAAAAGTTGTTAAAAACTATCCATTTGATGGTCTGGTCACCATTACATAGTAACACTATCAACATCTGTATCTAGGGACCACGAGCAACCAAATAAGAGTACGGTAGATAATAATGGAAATATGGAGATGGACATCCCTTGGGCCCAAATGATGGAGACATGGAAAAACTAAGCTGTCTGCACCGACAATGATCAGCAGTTGGATCGACACGGAAAATGGACTCTAAACGCAACAAAATAGCTGTACCAAATTGGTCTACAAGATATGCTCTGCTATATCTTCCTCAACCCAAATTTACTCAGCCAAGTTGCTCCCAATCATTGCAATGCGATCAAAGTTGAACCCAGATGCCCATTTTTGAGTTGGACTATGATGCttttttttccaaacgatccAAGGATCGGCTTTTTCATTACAAGGAGATAACGAAAGTTGGACTATGATGCTAAAGTTCCACCTCCGGCTCACATCCCCCAACTTCATATGGTTCCTTCACCCCTCGAGTTGTTGAGTTGTGGCACAATGCGCTGCGGTAACAACAACATTGTGACAAAATTCGCACTCAACACACCCGGCTCAAAAGTTTTGGAGCGACAAAAACAACGAATCACAAAGCACCAAACCATCTATCTAATTACTAACAACTTCACCGCTGGTTCCAGCAAAGCGTGGTCACATGAAACCCTAGAACGGGAAAGCAGTTCAGACACAACCACCACCGGAAGATCCACGCGGATCTCGAGACGAATCCTACCTCGAACCGCCGTCGCGCCTCCCCGGACTCCCGCGGCGGCGCCTGCGGCGGGTGCACCCGCCACAGCGCCGCGGCGATCTTCCTCACAGACGCGCCGGCAGCGCCGCTTGGCGGGGCGACGGCGTCCCCGGGCCAGCGGAGCGGCggggtggccggcggcgcggccgcgcGGCGGGCGGAGGCGAGGGAGGGGCTCTGGACGCGCAGCCGCCGGGCGCGGcgggggcgggcggcggcctcgggctCCTTGGGCCTCGGCGGGGGGGACCTCGCCTGCGGCGGCTGCTGGGGGCGGCGGGAGCGCGCCATTCGCCGCGGGTCGCTCACTGGGCGCTGTCGGCGggggcaggcggcggcgcgggcggtggcATTCACCGGGGATAAGCGCGGGAGGGAGGGCGGGGGCGGGCGGTGGAGAAATGCGTGCGAGATCCAGTACTCGGCAGTGGTGCCCAGTGGTGGTTTTGATACGACTGCTACTCTAGTAGTGTTGTAGGCCTGTGAGGAGGCTGGAGAACGTGGGATGGGGAAAGGAGGAAAGGAGATGGATGGAATGggtgtatttttttttctttgttttctttgtttTCTCTCCTTTGGTTTTTTGTGATTTTTGTGATTTTGGACTTGTTTGTGAGCTTTGTGATAGTTAGATGTTGTGTAGAGTTGGGATGTTGGAATGGCTTGAGCATGTTTAATGGTGCTGATATTGACTTCTTATATGTGATGAATGAGTTGGGATTTTGGTAGTAACTATGTTTTCAATGATGTAATCGTGGTGTCCCAATTTTTTTTAAGCTTTGGTGTCCCAATTTTCAACGTTTTCCTCTCGCATTTCCTATTTTCACAAAAGGTGATCATGGACTGCTAAGTATTTGCTCCTAGGGCCACAACTCCGGCAACTCCTCTATTTAACGTGTGACCTGTATATGTTTTAGTGCATGACCTATTAGCCTAAGATTTCAACAGTGAGGTGGCGTGGTGTGCCGTGGCAACAAGGACAATGACAGCAAAAATAAGGGCGTTTCATGTTCTTCATATCTCTATGTGATGGTTAAATTCTCGTCGATGATAGATATAGGAACTTTGGTATTCGTCGCAATCCTCGGTCTCGGTCTAGATTTGTGTGGGCCATGGTGTCTTCCATGTGATGGCATGAGGTAGTATATTCTTCCAACCTTCCCGCAGCGTGGCTAGGCCATTCTCTCATGTGTCTtataggattgatgatgatttctACGAGAGATGGCTAGGGGTATTGTCCTAGACGGTGCGCCAGAAGGTGGATGCTTCAGTGCTAGATCAACGGAGAAGGCAAAATGATCCGTCTTTTCTTCTTCAATGACTTTGAACGAATATGACAATGGTATTAGGGTTGCTAAGTTCTAAGGCTGGTCCTACTCAATATGCCACACGAGGAATGCCTTCACTATTCGGGCTAGACACACATCTAGATAGTGAATCACAACTGTTGTGAGGGTTATACCTCCTAGCCCATATGTTATCGTTCTTTGGTGATTGTTACAATGACGACAAAGTCACACAACAATAGTTGGAGATAGAAGGATCTCCAAGTACCTATTTGCACCTTCTTTTGTATGGGGTtatttccataatagtatcatggCATACGATCCATCTTTCGTGTTCATGTTCATGTGTATGTGTATGTGTATGTGTATGTGTATGTGTATGTGTATGTGTATGTGTATGTGTATGTGTATGTGTATGTGTATGTGTATGTGTATGTGTATGTAACTGATATCTGATTTTCGAAAATAAGTGTGTTGTTGTTCTAACAGAATAGTGTTCAATCCTACTCGATGGTCCGTGAATATTAGTTTTCAGTAACTAGTTGCACCATCACTTTATGCAAAAAAAAGTGGCTTGAAGTCTCAAACAAATGGAAAAATGTGTATGAAATGTTGTAACACCGACATTTTTGAGAAATATGTAATGATATTTTGTGTATTGCACATAGAAACAACTACATTAACACATTGTAGCCGTGCATACAAACATTTGATTATGTGCAGTTCACAATTATAATATACATCCAATGTTTAATTATTTTTGGCAACTCAAGAAAGTATGTTTTAGAAAACTAGTTGTGACATTCTCGTGTCTTGATTGTGCAGCAATTTGGAAAATGACGTTCCTACTACCATAATAAAAAATGTTTTTTTGTTACTTCCAGTTTGGCTTGTGTACAATTggtaatagccatgtaaatatgTAATCGTGGGTAACGGTAATGTGTGCCATTGTTTTTAGGAAAGTGAGTTAGTAAAATATTTAAGAAGAGAACAATGTTAACCGCAATGcaagccggggggggggggggggtaccgCCCCCAGCTTTGTTGAAAAATCTGAAGGATTTTATTTGGATTTAGAAAGATTTCTTTTTGGCCTTTTGTCCCTCCAAATACTAGTATTTTTTAATTTTGCCCCTTGCATTTTCTGTCAAGCTCCTCCACTGTTTACCACGTTAGATTATGAGAGTGTCGCCGAAAAGTAGGCGTTGCTGGCCGGCGGAGACCGACGTAGTTCGACAAAAAATCCTACCCTTGGCTGTGTGACTTTGATGATGTTTGACGAATAAAAGAAAGAATACCATGTAGAAGGCTGCCCACAATTATTTATGTTTTGAGGGAAAAGCATGCCTACCCACAATGAGATAGGAAGTTTGGACATGATCGTCGATGCCAACCTATGATCTTGACACATTTTGTCGCCCCACATCAACGTAACATGTCGGTCATATCTAATCAAAACAAGCAAAATGGTAAATCGGTGGTAAAACCATGTTTAAGGTCTCCTAAATGAGATGTTTCGGCAGAAGTTCCAGTAAATAGGGTACTCCCTCCGTGTTTTATGGTAAAGgaatttttttcttctctttgtgATAATTGCAGAATGAGTCGTTGATACATGAATGTGCACGATGGTGCACACGTGCTACGGTACACACAGCCATACATGATACATGGACTCATTCCCTGTATCTATGTGGTCCTGATCGCGAGCAGCTTCTAGTATAGATCGAATGTTAACAAATCTTGAAGTTTGAAGGCGGGTTCCAATTCATCAGTAGGTTCGATGAACGGCATTCCTTCCATGAATATTAACTCGATTAATCCAAGAACAATTTTGGCAGTTTTAATGTGGAGTAGTATTCAGCCCCAGCCTACATGAGAAACAATCCCCAGCCTAGCTGCCTTTCACGTTGTACGGTCGAAGAGCATGCTAGCACCAAACGTACAAGACGTCACATGGTCTCCACCACTCTCCAGCCCGAGCTACTCCTGAATCCTGATCCGGTATCAACCTCCAAATCATCAACACACCGACGTGCGACGCACCTAGTACATCTACACCGCCGGTCGATCACGGAGTTCGCGCGTCGCGTGCGTCCTTTAATTAGTAGGCGCGGAGCTAGCTCACATTTGAAACTTTGCATTTAAATGCCGAGGCATGTAGACTTGTGTAAAGTCGATCATCGTCCACATTTTGAGGATTCTGTCATGCCACGTATCTCCAAATCTTGCCGTGCATGTAACATTGTTCTCTGAAATTGATGTCAGCATATGTACCAACTAGTTGGCAATCAAGCTACTCCACGAAGAAGTGTAGTTCAGATTTTGCCAAGTCAAAATTGACCAGCTTTTTTTACAAAAGGTAGCAACATATGTGACATTAAATCAATAAATTATGAAGCTACATTTTAATATGAATCTAGTGATATTACTAATTTAGTATCATAATTGTTGCTACTTAAAACAAGCTAAACATATACTTATATTTGTAAACAGAGGAAGTAGCTCAGCAAGAAAGTTAGCTAAAAAGCTCATTGCACGTTTAGCTGGGatgaagaaaaaaacaaaaaacacatGGAACATTACACTTTGGGCGAGAATCGAGGAAGAACCCTGGCTTCCAAATAGTGTTCGCCTTCTCGTTTGCGCCTAGCCTTGACCCTATGGACTGGTTGCGCACAGGGATGGCGTGTCATGGCACGGCGTTGTATGGGTCCATGGAGTGGGGCTGGCACCGCACTATGTTTTGCTTGGTGATCCCGTGTGTCTGTCAATGCTGCTACTACCTTTGTAGTAGGATCAAGAAAGCATCATTAATCATCTAAAAAAAAGGAGTGTTGTTTTGGAACATGGAGTATATGcttcctatattttgaaatgcatctaacacatattttaaattttaaaaaaatgaaacaaaaaagtcgcatgtacatcttcacgtgctacatgctcacaaatttgtttcataaaaaattgacttatcatgcgacgtgtgtaaaaaagacaaaattcggtgctaaaaataatacttttcacaagataaactttctcttttttacatagaccacaaaaaatattagtttttcgtgaaacatgacgaacacacatatattatgaagatgtacatgtagaattttttgtccaaattttccggcatttcgaaatatgatcttttggtagagggagcatacgcacccgagagccgaattgaatttcccaaAAAAAGCCTCATTAATTAGTGCATATACCAATAATTTTACATGTACGACTGTATGAGAGAAGAGAAATGATAATAAATGAGATAGACCAAAAGAGATATCTTATGCCTTTCACAATGGGTTATATCTTAGTAGTGCGCTATTCTAGTTAATGGTGTATGTTAAGAGACAATAAGGGTTGTCTCTATATTTAATGATCTTAGTGATATGTAGCATGTGATTGGGCTAGCCACTTTTTTTGCATATGATTCCGTACAAAGGTTGTACCTTAGCTAAGATACACCACTATCTCTTTCCATTAATTATGGTGCCAAACTGCCAAATAAGCATTTTAACTATGATATCATGCTAAGAACCTTTTATTATGAAAGGCCTTATAATCCCTAAGGGAGAGAGTACCGTGCGACGTCTACATGCGTGCCATATCATACCATCGGTTGGAGCCAGTGGCCCATGGTCACAGACTCACCGGGTCAAGAA from Lolium rigidum isolate FL_2022 chromosome 4, APGP_CSIRO_Lrig_0.1, whole genome shotgun sequence encodes the following:
- the LOC124650052 gene encoding uncharacterized protein LOC124650052, translated to MEVATKWDRRYLNTLRDADYDSFDQYPVTADEEVSALKTELMQARSRIHELEAESRSAKKKLDHMLRGLSEEKASWRSREHDKVRDIFDGVKEGLNRERKNRQRAELMNSKLVSELSELKSVAKRYLQDYEKERKARELMEEVCDELAKEIAEDKAEVEALKSESMKMRDEVEEERKMLQMAEVWREERVQMKLVDAKLTLDSKYSQLSDLQSEIEAFLRTHRGNSIDKESVRDAEMLKEAICSMKLHDMKEFSYKPPPASEDIFAVFEELRQREDTSEKEIGQCNGDTPISHATQIHTVSPETDIFLEKPSKKYPRQPCARNEEEDDSGWETVSHVDEHGSSNSPGGSEPSVNGFGGQNGASVSGTTDCDDCRSNSEISEVCSTTAEKFRKKGSSFARLWRSSNDNGRKKIGSELTNGRLSSGRISNSALSPTLKGSEVCTVSPSVGEWSPESVNPHVVRAMKGRIEWPQGAQKHNLKSSLMDSRVDSRKLQLRQALRQKI